The genomic interval CTGACCAAGAAACTCATTCGTGTATTAGGGCGCAAAGACGTGCCAGGGCGTCCCTGGGTGTACGGCACCGCGCCGCAATTCCTGGAACTTTTCGGGCTAAGCGACCTCAGTAGTTTGCCGCCCTTACCGGAGATTCATGAGCCCTCGATCAACCCATACAGCGAATTCGGCCGTGACGCCGCCATCATCCTCGAAGAGCCGGAAACCGGCGGAGCCGGCACCGACGCGAGCGGAACGCTTGCAGAAGATCTTGAGTCAGGCAGGGATCGCCTCGCGCCGGACAGCGGAACAGATGATTCAGCTGGGGCGAGTGCAGGTGAATGGCGAGACGATCACTCGCCTGGGGACGACGGTCGATCCGCAGAATGATCGTATTCTGGTTGACGGTCATCCTCTATCTCTGCCGCATTCGCACGTCTACTTCATGCTGCACAAGCCGATTGGCGTGGTCAGCACCCTCAGAGACCCGGAGGGACGCCCGACAGTGCGCGACCTGCTCGCTGGCGTGCGCGAGCGCGTCTACCCGGTCGGGCGGCTCGATTACGATTCCTCCGGGTTGTTGCTGCTGACCAACGATGGAGAACTGACGGAGCGCTTGCTGCACCCGCGATATCAAATTCCGCGCACCTATCATGCAAAAGTGAAAGGCACGCCGGCTCCCGAAACGCTGCAAGCCTTACGCGCAGGCGTGCAACTTGATGACGGAACCGTGACCGCCGCTGCCGAGGTGGCGATTCTGCGCATCACCTACAAGAAGGCGTGGCTGAGCATTGCATTACGCGAAGGGCGCAATCGAGAAGTGCGGCGCATGTGCGAAGCCGTAGGGCATCGCGTCGAGAAACTCATCCGCATGCGCTTCGGGCCGCTGTCGCTGGGCAACTTAGAGATTGGTGCCTATCGGCCTTTGACCGCGTCAGAGATCTACGAGCTGAAGCAACTCGTTAGTCAGGCACCGAAATCCAGGGCTTGACTTCCCGCTGTCACAGTTATACAAGAACTGCCCGCGAGCGTTCCTCTTGACGCTCGCTTGCGCATGACGCGGGGTGGAGCAGCCCGGTAGCTCGCGAGGCTCATAACCTCGAGGTCCTAGGTTCAAATCCTAGCCCCGCAACCAATGAAAGCCCGGAAGTGCTCGTCACTCCCGGGCTTTCTTCGTTATGAGTCACGCCAACTGTCGAGCCGTTTGCTAATGGACGCACCAAAAAGGGTCCGGTCGAGCGGTTGCGCTGCCTCTTTGTGCGTTGCTGGGAGGAGATGCCCGTTCGGACGATTCTCCCATGCCTGCTGACGGCTGTGGCTAGCAGCAACGCCTTTGCCTGCACGAGCAGGAGTTCGCCTTACTCTAAACCGCCGAACCGCTGTTTATATTTTTCTAGTAATTGTTCTGCCTTGCCAAACGACCCAACTCTTGCGTTTGCGGTCTTCCACGTCGAACACGACGAAAAAATCCGGCTCGCGAAACTTTCTGCGATTTTGCGGATCGTAATGCAGAAACATATTCCCACTGATGTAGTTGGTGGGATGAGCGGACCAGTGTTGCTGTAGCGAATGGATAAGCGTCCACATCTGCTCCCGATGCTGAGGGGTCTCCATAGGCTCTCCATCGTCACACGGCAAGTCGTCTTCGGTCGGCAGGGCATCAATCCCCGCGAGAATGTCAGGTTCGGT from Deltaproteobacteria bacterium carries:
- a CDS encoding rRNA pseudouridine synthase, whose product is MSPRSTHTANSAVTPPSSSKSRKPAEPAPTRAERLQKILSQAGIASRRTAEQMIQLGRVQVNGETITRLGTTVDPQNDRILVDGHPLSLPHSHVYFMLHKPIGVVSTLRDPEGRPTVRDLLAGVRERVYPVGRLDYDSSGLLLLTNDGELTERLLHPRYQIPRTYHAKVKGTPAPETLQALRAGVQLDDGTVTAAAEVAILRITYKKAWLSIALREGRNREVRRMCEAVGHRVEKLIRMRFGPLSLGNLEIGAYRPLTASEIYELKQLVSQAPKSRA